A region of the Romboutsia hominis genome:
ACCCCTACTTTGTTAAACATTCTTGTATTATTATTTCTAAGAGCACCTATATGAAGTTGCATAACTAGATTTTTCTCGCTATACATCTTTCCTAAACTTATTAATGTAAAAGTTATATACTTATAAGCTTCTTTATCACTTATAGCTTCTCCAGATAAAACTTTAACAAAAATTTCTTCAACTTCCTCTATTGTTGAATTTTCAAAATAAACTCTTTCTAAACTATGATCTGTTATATTACATCCATTTTCTACAAAGAAGTCTAATCTATTTTTAAGTACTTTTAAAAGTTCACTGTATGTTTTTATTTCTACATTTTCTAATTTTCCTAAAGCTTTTATATAATCTATAAAACCTTCGTTTTTTATCTTAAGTGCTTTATCTGGTCTAAATGTAGGTCTTACTTTACACTCAAAACTTTCATCTTCTCTTATTTTTTTATGATATATTAAATCATCAGCTGGATCATCTGTAGTTCCTATGTATACTACATCTGACATTTCTATTAATTTTCTTGCACTTAGGTTATTTTCTTTGATACTAAGATTTGCTTTTTCCCATATAATCTCGGCTGTTTTTTCACTTAGAGTTTCTTCTATGTTAAAGTATCTTCTAAGCTCTAAATGAGACCAGTGATATATAGGGTTTCCTATTAAATAAGGCATCATCTTAGCAAATTCATTAAATTTTTCAAAATCAGTAGCATCTCCTGTGATATACTTTTCATCTATACCAAAGCTTCTCATAGCTCTCCACTTATAGTGATCGTGGTATAACCACATTTGAGTTATATTTTCATATGTCTTATCTTCTGCTATTTCTACTGCTGGTAAATGACAGTGATAGTCAAATATAGGCATTTTTGCTGCGTGGTTATGATATAATGTTTTTGCCGTGTCGCTATTTAATAGGAAGTCTTTATCCATAAACGTTTTCATATTTACCCCCATATATTTCACTTAATTAAATTTTAACTCTACTATAATATTACTCTATATTTTATTATATATTTTTGGATTATTTTTGAATTTATTTTCCTTTTTTAGACTATTTTTTCAAATTACTTATTCTTATTTATAGCCTCTATTAATCCATTTATATAAACTGCTCCTAAAGCTCTATCATATAGTCCATATCCTGGTCTTCCTGTTTCTCCCCATATCATTCTACCGTGATCTGGTCTATATGGTCCTTTAAAGTCATAGTCACAGTATGCTTTTACTATTTCATAAAAATCAAGCGATCCACACTCAGATAAATGAGCTACTTCATTGAAACTACTTTCTCCTGTTATTAATACGTTTCTTAAGTGTGCAAAGTTTATTCTATTTTTTTCTTTTCCAAAGTATTCAACCATTTTTACTACATCATTAGTACTTGTACATCCAAGTGATCCTGTACATAAAGTTATACCATTGTATTCACTATCATAAAGGTTTATAAATCTTTCTAGATTTTCAAAGTTAGTTATTATTCTTGGAAGTCCAAATATACCCCATGGTGGATCATCTGGATGTATAGCCATTTTTACGTTACTTTCCTCAGCTACAGGTAATATTTCTTTTATAAAGTATTCAAGATTTTCCCATAACTTTTCTTCATCTATATCTTTATATTGATCTAGTAATGCTCCTAGTCCACCTTCTCCATAAGAAGTGTCCCACCCTGGAAGTTCTAATTCACCTAGTGCTGGATCCATTTTCTTAACTGTTTCTTCATCATATATAAGACAAGTTGATCCATCTTCAAGTTCATAGTTTAGATCTGAACGAGTCCAGTCAAACACTGGCATAAAGTTGTAACAAACTGTTTCTATTCCTGCTTTACCAAGATTTCTTAATGTTTCTTTGTAGTTTTCTATATACTTATCTCTAGTAGGAAGTCCTAACTTTATATCTTCATGAACTGGTACACTTTCTATTACTGAAAGTTTTAGTCCATTGTCTTCTACAGTCTTTTTAAGTTCTAATATTTTGTCAATTGGCCAAGCTTCTCCAACTGGTATATCATATATTGCTGTAACTATTCCTTTCATTCCTGGTATTTGTCTGATGTACTCTATTTTTACAGGGTCATCTTGTCCATACCATCTAAACGTCATTTCCATTTACTGTTCCCCCAATTATCTTTTTATATTTTGTAGACCTTTATCTATCAAACTAATAACAGATTCTTCGTCTACTAAATTTATATCTCCTCTTATAGAATGCTTTAGTGCACTTGCACAAACTCCAAATTCAACAGTCTTTTTTGAATCCATATTATTTATTACTCCGTGAAGTATTCCTGCTGTAAATGCATCTCCTCCACCAACTCTATCTAATATATCAAATGTATATTCACTTGATATTTGCATGTCATTTCCATCAAATATATAACCTTTTAATGAGTTATTATTTATTGAATGAACACTTCTTTTAGTGCATGCTGCATATTTTATATTTGGATAATTCTTAAATAACTCTTTGTACAACTCTTTAAGAGAATCTTCAAAGTCTAAGTCATTATCCTCATATTTTAATATGTTTGTCATATCTAACTTTCCTAAAAATGCTATATCTACATAAGGAAGTACTTTTTCTAAAAATCCTTTAGCTTCTTCTAAGCTCCAAAGCTTAGCTCTATAATTAGAATCCAAGGACACTAGTATACTATTTTCTTTACAGTATTTTGCAATATCTATAACTAAGTTATATAACTCTTTGCTAAGTGCTGGAGTTATACCAGACATATGAACTAAACTTACATCTTTTAGCATACATTTGATATCAAATTCTTCTTTATTTGCCATAGATATAGCTGAGTATTTTCTATCATATATAACTTCTGTACTTCTATATCCATGACCTATTTCAGAAAAATATATTCCTAGTCTTCCTTCTCCTCTAACGACTGAACTAGTATCTATATCAAATCCTTTTAAATCTCTTATTACTTTATCACCTAGTGAGTTGTCTGGTAATTTAGTTGCAAACTTCGTCTTATGACCAAAACAAGATAAACTTGCTATAACGTTTGCTTCTCCACCACCATAAATTGCTTCAAAAGAGTTTGACTGTATAATTTTTTTATTGTTGGGAGGTATTAGCCTTAACATTACCTCCCCAAAACCTAAAACCTTTTTATTATTTGCTTCTGACATTTTGTAT
Encoded here:
- the uxaC gene encoding glucuronate isomerase, which codes for MKTFMDKDFLLNSDTAKTLYHNHAAKMPIFDYHCHLPAVEIAEDKTYENITQMWLYHDHYKWRAMRSFGIDEKYITGDATDFEKFNEFAKMMPYLIGNPIYHWSHLELRRYFNIEETLSEKTAEIIWEKANLSIKENNLSARKLIEMSDVVYIGTTDDPADDLIYHKKIREDESFECKVRPTFRPDKALKIKNEGFIDYIKALGKLENVEIKTYSELLKVLKNRLDFFVENGCNITDHSLERVYFENSTIEEVEEIFVKVLSGEAISDKEAYKYITFTLISLGKMYSEKNLVMQLHIGALRNNNTRMFNKVGVDAGFDSIDDGEIAYSLSRILDSLDVEDKLPKTILYCLNPKDNEVLGTMIGNFQGGGIAGKIQFGSGWWFNDQKDGMERQLMALSQLGLVSKFVGMLTDSRSFLSFTRHEYFRRILCNYIGNLVENGEYPNDLDILGQIIEDICFNNSNKYFLG
- the uxuA gene encoding mannonate dehydratase is translated as MEMTFRWYGQDDPVKIEYIRQIPGMKGIVTAIYDIPVGEAWPIDKILELKKTVEDNGLKLSVIESVPVHEDIKLGLPTRDKYIENYKETLRNLGKAGIETVCYNFMPVFDWTRSDLNYELEDGSTCLIYDEETVKKMDPALGELELPGWDTSYGEGGLGALLDQYKDIDEEKLWENLEYFIKEILPVAEESNVKMAIHPDDPPWGIFGLPRIITNFENLERFINLYDSEYNGITLCTGSLGCTSTNDVVKMVEYFGKEKNRINFAHLRNVLITGESSFNEVAHLSECGSLDFYEIVKAYCDYDFKGPYRPDHGRMIWGETGRPGYGLYDRALGAVYINGLIEAINKNK
- a CDS encoding sugar kinase, coding for MSEANNKKVLGFGEVMLRLIPPNNKKIIQSNSFEAIYGGGEANVIASLSCFGHKTKFATKLPDNSLGDKVIRDLKGFDIDTSSVVRGEGRLGIYFSEIGHGYRSTEVIYDRKYSAISMANKEEFDIKCMLKDVSLVHMSGITPALSKELYNLVIDIAKYCKENSILVSLDSNYRAKLWSLEEAKGFLEKVLPYVDIAFLGKLDMTNILKYEDNDLDFEDSLKELYKELFKNYPNIKYAACTKRSVHSINNNSLKGYIFDGNDMQISSEYTFDILDRVGGGDAFTAGILHGVINNMDSKKTVEFGVCASALKHSIRGDINLVDEESVISLIDKGLQNIKR